One part of the Sphingopyxis sp. PAMC25046 genome encodes these proteins:
- a CDS encoding endonuclease/exonuclease/phosphatase family protein gives MIKVASYNMRKGIGLDRRRDPGRVLSVLGELDADIVALQEADRRFGTRASAIPPHMFADHSDYVPVDLLSGRPYAIGWHGNALLVRKGAEVEESHALHLPTLEPRGAVAATVRIGDTRLRVVGMHLDISGLRRRQQARAILNHVAEGEPLPTILMGDCNEWRATGGCLADFGAQHRLVDTGHSFHSRRPVAKLDRIFATPDLEAVEAGVHRSALAARASDHLPIWARFTKAS, from the coding sequence ATGATCAAGGTCGCCAGTTACAATATGCGCAAGGGCATCGGGCTCGATCGCCGCCGCGACCCCGGCCGGGTGCTCTCGGTGCTCGGCGAGCTCGACGCCGATATCGTCGCGCTGCAGGAAGCCGACCGGCGTTTCGGGACGCGCGCGAGCGCGATCCCGCCGCACATGTTCGCGGATCATAGCGATTATGTCCCCGTCGACCTGCTCAGCGGGCGCCCCTATGCGATCGGCTGGCACGGCAATGCGCTGCTCGTCCGCAAGGGCGCCGAGGTCGAGGAAAGCCATGCGCTCCACCTGCCGACGCTCGAACCCCGAGGAGCCGTCGCGGCGACGGTGCGCATCGGCGACACGCGGCTCCGCGTCGTGGGCATGCACCTCGACATTTCGGGGCTCCGCCGCCGCCAGCAGGCGCGCGCGATCCTGAACCATGTCGCCGAGGGCGAGCCCTTGCCGACGATCCTGATGGGCGACTGCAACGAATGGCGCGCGACGGGAGGATGCCTGGCCGATTTCGGCGCGCAGCACCGCCTCGTCGACACCGGCCACAGCTTTCACAGCCGCCGCCCCGTCGCGAAGCTCGACCGGATTTTCGCCACCCCCGACCTCGAAGCGGTCGAGGCGGGCGTCCACCGCAGCGCGCTCGCGGCGCGCGCGTCGGATCATTTGCCCATCTGGGCGCGATTTACGAAGGCGTCCTAG
- a CDS encoding pyridoxamine 5'-phosphate oxidase family protein: protein MAEFTDTLTEKHIAFIAKQPVFFTATAAADGRINLSPKGYADSFRVLSENQVAYLDLGGSGNETHAHLAADGRITIMFCAFDRSALILRIYGRGRPVLPQDGEWDALATHFTLLPGTRQIFVIDVESVQTSCGWGVPMMELQHERDTLQKYHRQADRALWVEKFKERDRSIDGLPTRPTDRFITGDA, encoded by the coding sequence ATGGCCGAATTCACCGATACGCTGACCGAAAAGCATATCGCCTTCATCGCGAAGCAGCCGGTCTTTTTCACCGCGACCGCCGCCGCCGACGGCCGGATCAACCTGTCGCCAAAGGGCTATGCCGACAGTTTCCGCGTCCTTTCCGAAAATCAGGTCGCCTATCTCGACCTCGGCGGATCGGGAAACGAAACCCACGCGCACCTCGCCGCCGACGGGCGCATCACGATCATGTTCTGCGCCTTCGATCGCAGCGCGCTGATCCTGCGTATCTATGGCCGCGGCCGCCCGGTGTTGCCGCAAGACGGGGAATGGGACGCGCTCGCCACCCATTTCACGCTGCTTCCCGGCACGCGCCAGATTTTCGTGATCGACGTCGAAAGCGTGCAGACGAGCTGCGGCTGGGGTGTGCCGATGATGGAATTGCAACACGAACGCGACACGCTGCAGAAATATCACCGCCAGGCCGACCGCGCCCTGTGGGTCGAGAAATTCAAGGAACGCGACCGGAGCATCGACGGCCTGCCGACGCGCCCGACCGATCGTTTCATAACGGGCGACGCCTGA
- the ung gene encoding uracil-DNA glycosylase, which yields MAEVKLHPDWLARIGGEFEQPYMAALKQFLAGERDKGKAIFPRPRDWFAALDATPPQDVRVVILGQDPYHGPGQAHGLCFSVQPGVRTPPSLVNIYKEMKSDLGIAPASHGYLKHWASQGVLLLNNCLTVEAGMAASHQGKGWEKFTDAAVAAVAADPAPKVFILWGSHAQKKAANVPGLGPDGPHLILRAPHPSPLSAHNGFFGSRPFSQANAFLEAKGRGAIDWRLPDNPDA from the coding sequence ATGGCCGAGGTCAAATTGCATCCCGACTGGCTCGCCCGCATCGGCGGCGAGTTCGAGCAGCCCTATATGGCGGCGCTCAAGCAATTTCTGGCGGGCGAGCGCGATAAGGGGAAGGCGATCTTTCCGCGCCCACGCGACTGGTTCGCCGCGCTCGACGCGACGCCGCCGCAGGACGTGCGCGTCGTGATCCTGGGGCAGGACCCCTATCACGGGCCGGGACAGGCGCACGGGCTCTGCTTTTCGGTGCAACCCGGCGTGCGCACCCCGCCGAGCCTCGTCAACATCTACAAGGAAATGAAGAGCGACCTTGGTATCGCGCCCGCTTCGCACGGCTATCTCAAACATTGGGCGAGCCAGGGCGTGCTGCTGCTCAACAATTGCCTGACGGTCGAGGCGGGGATGGCCGCATCGCATCAGGGCAAGGGGTGGGAGAAGTTCACCGACGCCGCGGTCGCCGCGGTCGCCGCCGACCCGGCGCCCAAGGTCTTCATCCTGTGGGGCAGCCACGCGCAGAAGAAGGCGGCGAATGTGCCGGGGCTGGGGCCCGACGGCCCGCACCTGATCCTGCGCGCGCCGCACCCCTCGCCGCTGTCGGCGCACAACGGCTTTTTCGGGTCGCGGCCGTTCAGCCAAGCGAACGCATTTCTCGAGGCGAAGGGACGCGGCGCGATCGACTGGCGCCTGCCCGACAATCCCGACGCATGA
- a CDS encoding DUF2007 domain-containing protein has protein sequence MPLVELVRLPNGAEAELLRGRLESAGVHAVCFDAGMNIAESVGLLIPVRIMVLDEDLAEARALVAEFEGGGNGNAA, from the coding sequence ATGCCGCTCGTCGAGCTTGTCCGGCTTCCCAATGGCGCCGAAGCCGAATTACTGCGCGGCCGGCTCGAGAGCGCGGGGGTCCATGCCGTCTGCTTCGACGCGGGCATGAACATCGCCGAAAGCGTCGGCCTGCTCATCCCCGTCCGTATCATGGTGCTCGACGAAGACCTTGCCGAAGCGCGGGCGCTGGTCGCCGAATTCGAGGGCGGCGGGAACGGAAACGCGGCCTGA
- a CDS encoding DUF924 family protein produces MTSDSQAPAPPPADWAKQLLAFWFDDHGMDDWYGGGPDFDAEVRDLAEGWHEALRSQPAEAFLTEPDTALAATILFDQVPRNIYRGHADAFATDSLARAIAHGIVARGWHEGWPDERRQFACLPFQHSEDLGDQRESLRLFAAFDDPMFQDYAKKHFDIVDRFGRFPHRNEALGRATRPDEEAAIEEGKNW; encoded by the coding sequence ATGACAAGTGATTCCCAAGCGCCCGCCCCTCCCCCCGCCGACTGGGCCAAGCAACTGCTCGCCTTCTGGTTCGACGACCATGGCATGGACGACTGGTACGGCGGCGGCCCCGATTTCGATGCCGAGGTCCGCGATCTTGCCGAAGGCTGGCACGAGGCCCTCCGTTCGCAGCCCGCCGAGGCCTTTCTGACCGAACCCGACACCGCGCTCGCGGCGACGATCCTGTTCGATCAGGTGCCGCGCAACATCTATCGCGGCCACGCCGACGCCTTCGCGACCGACAGCCTCGCCCGCGCGATCGCGCATGGCATCGTCGCGCGCGGCTGGCACGAGGGCTGGCCCGACGAGCGCCGCCAGTTCGCCTGCCTGCCCTTCCAGCACAGCGAGGATCTCGGCGACCAGCGCGAATCGCTGCGCCTGTTCGCGGCGTTCGACGACCCGATGTTCCAGGATTACGCCAAGAAACATTTCGACATCGTCGACCGCTTCGGCCGCTTCCCGCATCGCAACGAAGCCCTCGGCCGCGCGACCCGGCCCGACGAGGAAGCCGCGATAGAAGAAGGAAAGAATTGGTGA
- a CDS encoding P-II family nitrogen regulator — translation MKLILAIIKPFKLDEVREALTGLGIAGMTVTEVKGFGRQKGQTEIYRGAEYATNMVPKVKIELVCDDALAPRVVETLQQSAGTGSIGDGKIFVLDVGQAVRIRTGETGEAAL, via the coding sequence ATGAAGCTGATCCTGGCCATCATCAAACCATTCAAGCTCGACGAGGTGCGCGAGGCGCTCACCGGACTCGGCATCGCCGGCATGACCGTGACCGAGGTGAAGGGCTTCGGCCGGCAAAAGGGGCAGACCGAAATCTATCGCGGCGCCGAATATGCCACCAACATGGTGCCGAAGGTGAAGATCGAGCTCGTCTGCGACGACGCGCTCGCACCGCGTGTCGTCGAAACCTTGCAGCAAAGCGCCGGTACCGGTTCGATCGGCGACGGCAAGATTTTCGTCCTCGACGTCGGTCAGGCCGTGCGTATCCGCACGGGCGAAACCGGCGAGGCGGCACTGTAA
- the tldD gene encoding metalloprotease TldD, translating to MTSPTDPRRFLYRADALDPDLAQKLAREALAKADDGELYLQYRATESFGFDDGRLKTADYSTDAGFGLRAVSGEMTGFAHASDVSAGAIRRAAETLALLDPASQAPAGPPPRTNRHLYDEANPLDLIPFAKKVELCQKVDAAARARDPRVVQVSVALAGSWSVVEIVRADGFLATDIRPLVRLNVSIVVEENGRRESGYFGLGGRYMYDHLFEEAQWNRAIDEALNQALVNLRAVDAPAGEFTVLLGPGWPGVLLHEAVGHGLEGDFNRKGTSAFSGRIGERVAAPGVTVVDDGAMESPVGGGRRGSLSIDDEGTPTSETVLIEDGILKGYMQDRLNARLMGVEPTGNGRRESFAHAPMPRMTNTFMRGGNDDPAELLSRVKNGIFAKSFGGGQVDIVSGKFVFSCTEAYKIENGKLGDSIKGATLIGDGPSVLTKVTGIGNDMAIDEGIGICGKGGQSVPAGVGQPTLLVSGLTVGGTA from the coding sequence ATGACAAGCCCGACCGATCCCCGCCGCTTCCTCTACCGTGCCGACGCGCTCGACCCCGATCTGGCGCAGAAGCTCGCGCGCGAAGCGCTCGCCAAGGCCGACGACGGCGAACTTTACCTGCAATATCGCGCGACCGAGAGCTTCGGCTTCGACGACGGGCGCCTCAAGACCGCCGATTATTCGACCGACGCCGGTTTTGGCCTCCGCGCCGTGTCGGGCGAGATGACGGGCTTTGCCCATGCCAGCGACGTCAGCGCGGGGGCGATCCGCCGCGCCGCCGAGACGCTCGCGCTGCTCGATCCCGCCAGCCAAGCCCCCGCCGGCCCGCCGCCGCGCACCAACCGCCACCTTTACGACGAGGCGAACCCGCTCGACCTCATCCCCTTCGCGAAGAAGGTCGAGCTTTGCCAGAAGGTCGACGCGGCCGCGCGCGCGCGCGATCCGCGCGTCGTACAGGTCTCGGTCGCGCTCGCCGGGAGCTGGTCGGTGGTCGAGATCGTCCGCGCCGACGGCTTCCTCGCGACCGACATCCGCCCGCTCGTCCGCCTCAACGTCTCGATCGTGGTCGAGGAGAACGGGCGGCGCGAGAGCGGCTATTTCGGCCTCGGCGGCCGCTACATGTACGATCATCTGTTCGAGGAGGCGCAGTGGAACCGCGCGATCGACGAGGCGCTGAACCAGGCGCTCGTCAATCTGCGCGCGGTCGACGCCCCTGCGGGCGAGTTCACCGTGCTGCTCGGCCCCGGCTGGCCCGGCGTGCTGCTCCACGAAGCCGTCGGTCACGGGCTCGAGGGCGATTTCAACCGCAAGGGCACCAGCGCCTTTTCGGGCCGGATCGGCGAACGCGTAGCGGCGCCGGGCGTCACCGTGGTCGACGACGGTGCGATGGAAAGCCCGGTCGGCGGCGGCCGCCGCGGCTCGCTCAGCATCGACGACGAGGGCACGCCGACGAGCGAAACGGTGCTGATCGAGGACGGGATCCTCAAAGGCTATATGCAGGACCGCCTCAACGCGCGGCTGATGGGTGTCGAACCCACCGGCAACGGGCGCCGCGAGAGCTTCGCGCACGCGCCGATGCCGCGGATGACCAACACCTTCATGCGCGGCGGGAATGACGATCCCGCCGAGCTTCTGAGCCGCGTCAAGAACGGTATCTTCGCCAAGAGCTTTGGCGGCGGACAGGTCGACATCGTGTCGGGCAAGTTCGTTTTTTCCTGCACCGAGGCGTACAAGATCGAGAACGGCAAATTGGGCGACTCGATCAAGGGCGCAACGCTGATCGGCGACGGGCCGAGCGTGCTGACCAAGGTCACGGGTATCGGCAACGACATGGCGATCGACGAAGGCATCGGCATCTGCGGCAAGGGCGGCCAGAGCGTCCCCGCGGGCGTCGGCCAGCCGACCTTGCTGGTGAGCGGGCTGACCGTCGGCGGGACGGCCTAG